A portion of the Salminus brasiliensis chromosome 9, fSalBra1.hap2, whole genome shotgun sequence genome contains these proteins:
- the zpax4 gene encoding zona pellucida protein AX 4, producing MEASVQWHFPVVSQDGVKWLDLLSEAAEVRAERLSTGHVLFYRPGDSQHVSQTVKEAESMGYRIVATDTRMLLRCAYSSPFAYTLKEQDMQVEAIVMIITVQFEGTSIPVEISMACTKTEPVLDDHHIVTSFPLTLSPLVQGWFGNGGMRIGVGGRMLSECEMHEGGYEATLKDQTVNIRIPSEAQGAQIKSGVIKGLFAQLWSVDLFYMHHWEDMIWLHTQHRSFRFLRTPYVPQMPTLINDTVSSTSMFSVTLGVFAADVSLQSVTVGSDTVTWKEALHQGLHLTLLPFSNGSHAYALQVPFSHRLVTQKVINGQYRRHILPLTFDFIILPAEEHYSYSADVVCDLKESGEHLMYFVTCTSCHVFPFILKFLIFFKLSAFWYHFGFSLYVQWELYVGQRRLDWELVRLGDYRLKSSDDHLSVEMPLYSPGMTYEEFSLKELVAKVEFSAVDVVTLKVEHSLVQRCMFPVRDLLVCLPEGRMVVVADTTRSVPPTRPNSTSLLDPSCTPVATDSTRALFNFSLDSCGTTVTVEGNYLLYENQIRYTQKLLPEEAPIIHTDSPYRLTLQCRYPVNETRTLTVHPLHNTTIKGQWTLPWTQT from the exons ATGGAG GCTTCAGTTCAGTGGCACTTCCCAGTTGTTTCGCAAGACGGCGTGAAATGGCTAGATCTGCTGTCGGAG GCAGCTGAAGTCCGAGCTGAGCGGCTCAGCACGGGGCATGTGCTCTTCTACAGGCCAGGAGACTCTCAACATGTATCTCAAACTGTTAAAGAGGCTGAATCTATGGGGTACCGCATTGTTGCCACAGATACCCGAATGCTTCTCCGCTGTGCCTACTCTTCACCATTCGCCTATACGCTTAAG GAGCAAGACATGCAGGTGGAAGCCATTGTCATGATCATCACTGTTCAGTTTGAAGGGACATCCATTCCAGTGGAGATTTCTATGGCCTGCACAAAGA CTGAACCTGTGTTGGATGACCATCACATAGTCACATCTTTCCCTCTCACCCTTTCTCCTCTGGTGCAAGGCTGGTTTGGAAATGGAGGGATGAGAATAGGAGTAGGTGGAAGGAtgctgagtgagtgtgagatgCATGAAGGTGGTTATGAGGCCACTCTGAAAGATCAGACTGTGAACATCAGGATTCCGTCAGAGGCACAGGGAGCTCAAATAAAG AGTGGTGTCATTAAGGGCCTATTTGCTCAGTTGTGGTCAGTGGATCTCTTTTATATGCATCATTGGGAGGATATGATCTGGCTTCACACACAGCATCGCAGCTTCCGATTTCTCCGTACACCTTACGTGCCTCAAATGCCAACTCTAATCAATG ATACAGTTTCTTCAACCAGCATGTTCTCGGTGACTTTGGGTGTGTTCGCTGCTGATGTGTCCCTCCAAAGTGTCACAGTTGGGAGTGATACTGTGACCTGGAAAGAGGCACTGCACCAGGGTCTTCATTTGACCTTGCTCCCCTTCAGCAATGGCAGCCATGCCTATGCACTTCAGGTCCCCTTCTCACACCGCCTGGTCACCCAAAAG GTTATCAATGGACAGTACAGGAGACACATCCTGCCCTTGACTTTTGACTTCATCATTTTACCTGCAGAGGAGCACTACAGCTATAGTGCTGATGTAGTGTGTGATCTTAAAGAATCAGGCGAGCATCTAATGTATTTTGTTACCTGTACATCATGTCATGTTTTTCCATTTATCCTAaaattcttaattttttttaaactgtctgCATTCTGGTACCATTTTGGCTTTTCCCTTT ATGTGCAGTGGGAGCTATACGTAGGGCAGCGCAGGCTGGATTGGGAGCTTGTGCGGCTTGGCGATTACAGGCTGAAGAGTAGCGATGACCACTTGAGCGTGGAGATGCCCTTGTACAGCCCTGGCATGACTTATGAG GAGTTCAGTTTGAAAGAGCTGGTTGCTAAGGTGGAGTTCAGTGCTGTGGATGTGGTGACTCTTAAGGTGGAGCACTCTCTGGTCCAGCGCTGCATGTTTCCAGTTAGAGATTTGCTGG TGTGTCTGCCTGAAGGAAGGATGGTTGTGGTTGCAGACACGACTCGCTCTGTCCCTCCCACCCGTCCCAACAGCACCTCTCTGCTAGATCCATCCTGCACGCCTGTGGCCACAGACAGCACCAGAGCTCTGTTTAACTTCAGCCTGGACTCCTGTGGCACCACTGTGACC GTGGAAGGCAATTACCTGCTGTATGAGAATCAGATAAGATACACACAGAAGCTCCTTCCAGAAGAAGCCCCCATTATCCACACTGATTCGCCGTACAG ACTGACCCTGCAGTGCCGGTATCCGGTTAATGAAACAAGAACGTTGACTGTCCATCCACTTCACAATacaaccatcaaaggtcaatgGACCTTGCCTTGGACTCAGACATGA